The following are encoded together in the Bradyrhizobium genosp. L genome:
- the pqqA gene encoding pyrroloquinoline quinone precursor peptide PqqA: MAWKAPKIVEVSVGMEINMYMCATRK; the protein is encoded by the coding sequence ATGGCCTGGAAAGCACCGAAGATCGTCGAAGTGTCGGTCGGCATGGAAATCAACATGTATATGTGCGCCACCCGCAAGTAA
- a CDS encoding c-type cytochrome — protein MLLASVAFSANAETIQERTVTCFACHGEHGTSETENTPSLGGQQAPYALIQLFMFREKLRTFEPMNEMAKPLTDDDLRTFSDFIATLPKPNPPADAGDPARMGKGQALVQQNRCNTCHNTDFSGKENVPRIANQREDYLAKTLAEYKDNSRHGYDATMADVMQTVTKEQIADLAYYIARVR, from the coding sequence ATGCTCCTTGCATCCGTCGCCTTCTCCGCAAACGCCGAAACCATCCAGGAACGCACCGTCACCTGCTTCGCCTGCCATGGCGAGCACGGCACGTCGGAGACCGAGAACACGCCCTCGCTCGGTGGCCAGCAGGCGCCTTACGCGCTGATCCAGCTCTTCATGTTCCGCGAGAAGCTGCGCACCTTCGAGCCGATGAACGAGATGGCGAAGCCGCTGACCGACGACGACCTCAGGACCTTCTCCGATTTCATCGCCACCTTGCCGAAGCCCAATCCGCCCGCGGACGCCGGCGATCCGGCGCGGATGGGGAAAGGCCAGGCGCTGGTGCAGCAGAACCGCTGCAACACCTGCCACAACACCGATTTTTCGGGCAAGGAGAACGTCCCGCGCATCGCCAACCAGCGCGAGGACTACCTCGCCAAGACGCTCGCCGAGTACAAGGACAACTCGCGCCACGGCTATGATGCCACCATGGCCGACGTGATGCAGACGGTGACCAAGGAGCAGATCGCCGATCTCGCCTATTACATCGCCCGCGTCCGCTGA
- a CDS encoding PQQ-dependent sugar dehydrogenase, with the protein MTNYYFAPRSLLLAGAVFGAFTLHAAAQQPASPPAAGAAPAAQALPPGSPMIGRPDNEAAAKLAPVAGPPIPAAPDKLPLAKLKVPAGFNVEVYAAGMANARSLALSDKGTVFVGSRLVDKVYAIVNKDGKRSVKVIASGLYRPNGVAFKDGTLYIAELSQVSKIDKIDDVLDNPPKPTVIYDKLPKDEAHGWKFIAIGPDNKLYVPVGQPGNDVLHDDAHGQIRRMNLDGSGAEVYALGVRNSVGFDWNPENKQMYFTDNGRDWLSESVPEDELNRVTKAGEDFGAPFCWQGNIIDQELGWGKNCKDYTPPVGLMGPHTASLGMRFYTGNMFPKSYKNAIFVARHGSWNKTQKQGGDVVVVKLNKDGTVKSVEPFMTGFLEDNKYVGRPVDVMLLKDGSLLVSDDWNGAVYRVSYGKPKVANQ; encoded by the coding sequence ATGACAAATTATTACTTTGCGCCGCGCAGCCTGTTGCTTGCAGGCGCTGTGTTCGGGGCTTTCACGCTGCATGCTGCGGCGCAGCAGCCGGCCAGCCCGCCAGCCGCAGGTGCCGCGCCAGCTGCGCAGGCGCTGCCGCCCGGCTCGCCCATGATCGGACGTCCGGACAATGAGGCCGCCGCAAAGCTCGCGCCGGTGGCGGGTCCGCCGATCCCGGCCGCGCCCGACAAGCTGCCGCTGGCCAAGCTCAAGGTGCCGGCCGGCTTCAATGTCGAGGTCTACGCCGCCGGCATGGCCAACGCGCGCTCGCTGGCGCTCAGCGACAAGGGCACCGTGTTCGTCGGCAGCCGACTGGTCGACAAGGTCTATGCCATCGTCAACAAGGACGGCAAACGCTCGGTCAAGGTGATCGCCTCCGGCCTCTACCGTCCGAACGGTGTCGCCTTCAAGGACGGCACGCTCTACATCGCCGAGCTGTCGCAGGTCTCCAAGATCGACAAGATCGACGATGTGCTCGACAACCCGCCGAAGCCGACCGTGATCTATGACAAGCTGCCGAAGGACGAGGCCCATGGCTGGAAGTTCATCGCCATCGGTCCGGACAACAAGCTCTACGTCCCGGTCGGCCAGCCCGGCAACGACGTGCTGCATGACGACGCCCACGGCCAGATCCGCCGCATGAATCTCGATGGCTCAGGCGCCGAGGTCTACGCGCTCGGCGTGCGCAACTCGGTCGGCTTCGACTGGAATCCCGAGAACAAGCAGATGTACTTCACCGACAACGGTCGCGACTGGCTGTCGGAGTCGGTGCCGGAGGACGAGCTCAACCGCGTCACCAAGGCCGGCGAGGATTTCGGCGCGCCGTTCTGCTGGCAGGGCAACATCATCGACCAGGAGCTCGGCTGGGGCAAGAACTGCAAGGACTACACGCCGCCGGTCGGCCTGATGGGCCCGCATACCGCCTCATTGGGCATGCGCTTCTACACCGGCAACATGTTCCCGAAGTCCTATAAGAACGCGATCTTCGTCGCGCGCCACGGCTCCTGGAACAAGACGCAGAAACAGGGCGGTGACGTCGTCGTCGTCAAGCTGAACAAGGACGGCACCGTGAAATCGGTCGAGCCGTTCATGACCGGCTTCCTCGAGGACAACAAATATGTCGGCCGCCCGGTCGACGTGATGCTGCTGAAGGACGGCTCGCTGCTCGTCTCCGACGACTGGAACGGCGCGGTCTACCGCGTCAGCTACGGCAAGCCGAAGGTCGCGAACCAGTAA
- a CDS encoding DUF6894 family protein yields the protein MPRYFFNTRIGDELISDPDGEILRDPDRAWEMARAMIRELLKTEGADGALLSAVIEVTDDEGEIVLEFPFTEAILDRPDRSITRH from the coding sequence ATGCCACGCTATTTCTTCAACACCCGTATCGGCGACGAGCTGATTTCCGATCCCGACGGCGAGATCCTGCGGGACCCGGATCGCGCCTGGGAAATGGCGCGTGCCATGATTCGTGAGCTGCTCAAGACCGAAGGTGCCGACGGCGCGCTGCTCAGTGCGGTGATCGAGGTGACCGACGACGAGGGTGAGATCGTGCTCGAGTTCCCGTTCACGGAAGCAATCCTCGATCGCCCGGACCGCTCGATCACCAGACATTGA